Proteins encoded together in one Oncorhynchus mykiss isolate Arlee chromosome 7, USDA_OmykA_1.1, whole genome shotgun sequence window:
- the LOC110527318 gene encoding zinc finger protein 239: MSKLQLLNVFVTERLSTAAVEIFGVVEKTIAEYQEEICRSAKENERLRRLLDMATKPERTSHIADIQLLTPVVPPEQQEWSPSLEQEDPEPTHIKEEQQEHRLSQEDPPQPSHHYQNQTVDDGEMSTLPIIITEEIKTEPDGEDYRVPQPTSDQPLSVHPDYSAAVEKPYQCKQCGNSFTRKGHLTIHSRTHTGENPYQCKQCGKRFNQKSNLTIHTRVHTGENPYQCKQCGKMFNQKGHLTVHSRIHTGERPYQCKDCDKAFNQKIELTLHMRAHTGERPYICPVCKKGYIALSYLRLHQRVHTGEKPYQCK; the protein is encoded by the exons ATGTCGAAACTACAGTTGTTGAATGTGTTCGTTACCGAGCGTTTGTCGACAGCTGCTGTGGAGATATTCGGGGTCGTAGAGAAGACTATAGCGGAGTATCAGGAAGAAATCTGCCGTTCAGCAAAGGAGAACGAGCGTCTACGGAGGCTGTTGGACATGGCTACCAAACCAGAGAGAACATCGCACATAGCAG ACATCCAGCTACTGACTCCTGTCGTTCCCCCTGAGCAGCAGGAGTGGAGCCCCAGTCTAGAGCAGGAGGACCCAGAACCCACACATATTAAAGAGGAACAACAGGAGCACAGACTCAGTCAGGAGGACCCACCTCAGCCCTCACATCATTACCAAAACCAAACTgtggatgatggagagatgagcaCTCTACCTATCATCATAACTGAAGAGATCAAAACAGAACCTGATGGAGAGGACTACAGAGTACCACAACCAACCAGTGATCAGCCCCTTTCAGTTCATCCAGACTACTCTGCTGCAGTGGAGAAGCCATATCAGTGTAAACAATGTGGCAACAGCTTCACACGTAAGGGACACTTGACCATTCATtcaaggacacacacaggagagaacccCTATCAGTGCAaacaatgtggcaaaaggtttaACCAGAAGAGCAACTTGACCATCCATACAAgggtacacacaggagagaatccCTATCAGTGCAAACAATGTGGCAAAATGTTTAACCAGAAGGGACACTTGACCGTTCATTCAAGGATACATACAGGGGAGAGACCATATCAGTGTAAAGACTGTGACAAAGCCTTCAACCAGAAGATAGAATTGACATTGCATATGAGAGCTCATACAGGAGAGAGACCATATATCTGTCCTGTGTGCAAGAAAGGTTACATCGCATTAAGCTATTTAAGACTTCATCAGCGtgttcacacaggggagaaaccttaccaGTGCAAATAA